From Apilactobacillus bombintestini:
AGGCTTGGTAATATAATCATCTGCCCCACCAATTAATCCAGCAATCTTATCCATATCATCAGTTTTGGCAGAAATAATCATAATAGGTAAGCCGATTTCTCTTCTTACTCGTTTTAAAACTTCCATCCCTGACATCTTAGGCATCATTACATCTAATAACATCAAACCAATGTCGCTGTTTTTACGCAATTCGCTTAAGGCTGCTTCACCATCATTAACTATGACTACGTCCCAGCCTTCATTGGTTATATAGATTTTTAATAATTCAGCAATTTCTTGATCGTCATCCACTACTAAGACTTTCATAGAAACACCTTCTCTCGTTTATATTATGGTTTAATATTACCACAATATTTTTGTAAATAAAAAAGATATAAGAAAGCTATGTGAACCTTTAACCTTTCCCCAACAAATTCTTAAAATATAATAAAAAGCCCTAAAGTTATTTTAATAACCTTAGGGCTTTAGTTTATTTATTATTTGTAGTTAGGAGCTGCTTTAGTGATTTGAACATCATGAGGATGTGATTCACGTAAACCAGCGTTAGTAATTTGGACAAATTGGGCATTATCATTCATAGCTTGAATATCTTTAGAACCAGTGTAACCCATGGCAGCTCTTAGACCACCTACCATTTGGAAGATGATGTCTTTAGCTGATCCTTTGTATTCAACACGAGCTTCAATACCTTCAGGAACTAACTTCTTAGCTTCATTAACTTCACCTTGGAAGTAACGGTCGGCAGAACCATGTTCCATGGCACCCACACTTCCCATTCCACGGTAAGCTTTGTATTTAACACCATTGTCTTCGAATACTTCACCAGGAGCTTCGTCGGTACCGGATAACATACCACCAAGCATTACGGCGTTACCACCAGCAGCGATTGCTTTAGCAGCATCACCAGAGTACTTAACTCCTCCATCGGCGATAATAGGTTTGTGCCATTTTCTGGCAACTTCAGCAGCATCGTATACAGCAGTTAATTGTGGAACACCCACACCTGCAACGATTCTAGTAGTACAGATAGAACCAGGACCAATTCCTACCTTAACTACATCTACACCGGCTTCGAATAAATCGTTAGTAGCTTGACCAGTTGCTACGTTTCCGGCGATAAGAGTTTTATCAGCAAACTTTTCGCGAATTTCTTTAACTTTTCTAATTACTCCAGCGGAATGACCATGCGCAGTATCAATGATAATGGCATCGGCACCGGCATCAAATAATGCTTGTGCACGCTTGAAAGTATCAGAAGTAACTCCTACGGCTGCCGCACATAATAAATGGTTGTTGGCATCTACCGCTGCGTTAGGAGTTTTATCAGTCTTTTCTACTGCTTTAACTTTCTTAACTTCAGAAGCTTGTTCATCGATTAGCATGTTCTTGTGAATAACACCTAAACCACCAACTTGTGCCATAGCAATTGCCATGTCTGAGGTAGTAACAGTGTCCATGCTGGCACTTAGAAATGGAACGTTTAATTTAATGTCCTTAGAAAGTCTTACAGAAGTGTCTACTTCGTTTGGTAAAACGTGACTTTCTGCTGGAATTAGTAGAACGTCATCAAAAGTTAAACCTTTTTTTGCGAATTTTGTTTCCCAATTGTCCATAATATAAAACTCCTATCCTGTTGATTTTTTATAGAATAATATACAAAAAAAGTTAGCATAGGTCAAGCTGACCCGCTAACTTTTTAAATTATTTTCTTGTACCCGTAGTTTTAGGGGTAAAGAAGTTAACTGTAATTGTGAAATGACGGTATACATAGAAATCAGCAGCGATACCCACAATTGCTAAGATAAAGTTAATAATTGGGGAAACTACGATATTGATACCTTGTTGTGGAATAGCAACTAATACTAAGAATGCTAATACCCATGCCACGATAACTAGCAACATAAATAGACCACGCATTAAGCCACTGTAAGTGTGCTTAACTGTGTTATCTAATAATCTAGTTAAGAATGGTGCACATAGTCCGAAGACAATGGACATTGCAGTCAATGAGAAGATACCCACTGATTGTTTGGTACTAGTCTTAGAAATAAGATCAACTACCCCGTATAAAAGATTAAACAATACGAAGAAGAACAATGAGTTATATGCCACATTTGGCCAGAAATTGTCCATTAGACTGGTTTTCTTCTTAGGTGGGTTAACGATGTAATCCACACGTTCACCTACTGTACCGTACAAATTACGAGCAGTAGCACCATGTTTTTGTTCTACTAGCAATTCATCTTTCATTTGATTGATGATTTCTGCTTTTCTTTCTGCAGATAAATTAGTCTTTTGTAATTCCTTGTTGAACTTAAACATGTAATCGGAATTACGTTTAGTTAAACCAATTCCATCAAATTGGCTGTGTAATTTTTGATCTGCTTCATGACGATTTTGTTGTACATGTGCATTTCTTTTTTCAGTCATTTGAATTCTCCTATATTAAACGTTAAATCTGAAGTTAACGATGTCACCATCGTGCATAACGTAATCTTTACCTTCAACACGTAGCTTACCAGCTTCTTTAACTGCTTGTTCACTACCTAGTTTGTCTAAGTCATCAAAGGCCATTACTTCGGCACGAATGAATCCACGTTCAAAATCAGAGTGAATGATTCCGGCTGCTTGAGGTGCCTTAGTACCCTTCAAGTAAGTCCAAGCCTTAGTTTCTTTACCACCAGCAGTGAAGAAGGTTTCTAGACCTAATAGGTTGTATGAAGCACGAATTAACTTGTTTAGACCTGGTTCTTCTACTCCTTCAGCTTCTAGGAAAGTAGCTTTATCATCATCGTCTAATTCAGCAATTTCTTCTTCAGTTTCAGCGGCGATACCGATAGCTTGTGCACCTTCATCGTCAGCGTACTTCTTAACTTCTTGGAAGTACTTGGAACCTTCTGGATCAGCCATATCGTCTTCGGCGATATTAGCTACGTATAGTACTGGCTTAGAAGTTAATAAGAATAGACCTTTAACAATCTTTTGTTCATCTTCATCAAAGTCGATAGAACGTACTGGTTTACCAGCTTCTAGTACTGGCTTAATTTTTTCTAGTACTGCTAATTCAGCTAAAGCATCTTCATCGCGTCCCTTAGCTGCTCTTTGTACCTTGCCTAAACGCTTGTTAACAGCGTCTAAGTCCGCAATACCTAATTCAAGGTTGATAGTTTCAATATCGGCAACGGGGTCCACTTTACCAGTAACGTGGGTAATGTTGTCATCATCGAAAGCACGTACTACGTGTACAATAGCGTCTACTTGACGAATGTTTTCTAGGAACTTGTTACCTAGACCTTCACCCTTGCTGGCACCCTTAACGATTCCGGCAATATCAGTAAATTCGAAGGTAGTAGGAACAATTTTTTTAGCTGGAATAAGTTCTTGAATACGATCTAGACGTGAGTCAGGAACTTCCACCATTCCGACGTTAGGATCAATAGTAGCAAATGGGTAATTAGCCATTTCTGCTCCGGCTTTAGTAATCGCATTAAATAAAGTAGATTTACCAACGTTTGGTAAACCAACAATTCCTGCTGTTAATGACATAAAAATATTTCACTCTTTTCTTTAAATTTAGTCTTGAGGTGCTTTTTGCACTACTTTTTTCATTTTCTTTTCAAATTCACGACGCGCTAACATAACGATATGTCCACAGTTTTGGCATTCGATTTTAATGTCAGCACCCATACGAATAATTTTCCAAGAATTGGCACCACATGGATGTGCTTTTTTCATTTCTACCACATCATTTAATGAATACATAAAAATGCTCTCCTTTTAGTCTAAATTAATATCTAAAATTTGCAAAATTCGATTTAAATCATCATCTGATGTATAGCTAATTTCAATCTTTCCGCTGCCCTTCTTAGAACGGCTGTTGGAGATGGAAACGGAAGTAGCGAACTTGTCTTGTAGTTCATTTTCAGAAGCACGTAAGAATGGTGACTTCTTAGTAGAACGACGTGGACGACGTTTCTTCTTAGTGTTAGAACTTAGTTCTTCGATAGCCTTTTCTAGTTGACGAACGGTCATGGTTTCATCATAAGCACGTTTAGCCAACTTGATTAAGTTTTCCTTAGGCTTAACTGATAACAAAGTTCTAGCTTGTCCCATGGATAATTGATTCTTAGTCAACATTTCTTTAACTTCATTAGGTAGTCCCAATAAACGAAGATAGTTAGCAATGTATGGACGAGATTTGCCTAAACGCTTGGATACTTCAGCTTGGGTAATATCTAATTTAGTCATTAAGGTATTGTAAGCTTCGGCTTCTTCAATGGGATTTAGGTCTTCTCTTTGCAAGTTTTCCATAACCGCAATTTCCATCATTTGTTCATCAGAAGCATCCCTTACAATCGCCGGAATAGTCTTCTTGCCAGCCATACGAGAAGCACGGAAACGACGTTCCCCTGCTAGAATTTCGTATTGATCAGCCTTTTTACTAGACTTTCTAACGATAATAGGTTGAAATACTCCGGATTTTTCAATGGAGCTAGTTAAATCTTTCAACGCTTTAGTATCAAAATGAGTTCTGGGTTGGAATGGATTAGGTGTTAACTTACTTAATTCTAAGTCAGTTACATCTTCAGTTGCTGATTGCATTTCACTGTCAGCAAATAGTGCTTCAATTCCTCTACCTAAGCCTTTATTATTCACCATGAGCAGCCAACACTTCCTTTGCTAATTGCATGTATAATTTAGATCCTTTAGATTCAGCATCATAATCAATGATAGGCAAACCATAACTAGGTGCTTCGGATAAACGCACGTTTCTGGTGATAATAGTATCGTATACCGTATCACCAAAGTAGTTACGTACTTCTTTATTAACTTGTTGTCCTAATTTAGTTCTTACATCGTACATAGTCAAAAGTACTCCTTCAACGCATAAATCAGGATTGAAGTGTTTTTTAACTAATTGCACAGTATTTAATAATTGGCTCAAACCTTCTAGTGCATAATATTCCGTTTGTACCGGAATTAAAATGGAATCACTAGCGGTGAAAGCATTGATAGTAATTAATCCTAATGATGGTGGGCAGTCAACTAATATGTAATCATATTGATCTTTGACTTCTTTTAACGCATTTACTAAACGCGTTTCTCTTGCCATTTGAGGGGTTAATTCAATATCAGCACCGGAAAGTTGAATAGTAGCTGGTACCACATCCAAATTCTTGTGTGCGGAAGGCAAAATAGCTTCGGAAATAGGTTCTTCATTAACTAAAATGTCGTAAATATCTTTTTTGATATCTGATTTTTG
This genomic window contains:
- a CDS encoding DUF1129 domain-containing protein, whose amino-acid sequence is MTEKRNAHVQQNRHEADQKLHSQFDGIGLTKRNSDYMFKFNKELQKTNLSAERKAEIINQMKDELLVEQKHGATARNLYGTVGERVDYIVNPPKKKTSLMDNFWPNVAYNSLFFFVLFNLLYGVVDLISKTSTKQSVGIFSLTAMSIVFGLCAPFLTRLLDNTVKHTYSGLMRGLFMLLVIVAWVLAFLVLVAIPQQGINIVVSPIINFILAIVGIAADFYVYRHFTITVNFFTPKTTGTRK
- a CDS encoding ParB/RepB/Spo0J family partition protein, yielding MVNNKGLGRGIEALFADSEMQSATEDVTDLELSKLTPNPFQPRTHFDTKALKDLTSSIEKSGVFQPIIVRKSSKKADQYEILAGERRFRASRMAGKKTIPAIVRDASDEQMMEIAVMENLQREDLNPIEEAEAYNTLMTKLDITQAEVSKRLGKSRPYIANYLRLLGLPNEVKEMLTKNQLSMGQARTLLSVKPKENLIKLAKRAYDETMTVRQLEKAIEELSSNTKKKRRPRRSTKKSPFLRASENELQDKFATSVSISNSRSKKGSGKIEISYTSDDDLNRILQILDINLD
- the guaB gene encoding IMP dehydrogenase yields the protein MDNWETKFAKKGLTFDDVLLIPAESHVLPNEVDTSVRLSKDIKLNVPFLSASMDTVTTSDMAIAMAQVGGLGVIHKNMLIDEQASEVKKVKAVEKTDKTPNAAVDANNHLLCAAAVGVTSDTFKRAQALFDAGADAIIIDTAHGHSAGVIRKVKEIREKFADKTLIAGNVATGQATNDLFEAGVDVVKVGIGPGSICTTRIVAGVGVPQLTAVYDAAEVARKWHKPIIADGGVKYSGDAAKAIAAGGNAVMLGGMLSGTDEAPGEVFEDNGVKYKAYRGMGSVGAMEHGSADRYFQGEVNEAKKLVPEGIEARVEYKGSAKDIIFQMVGGLRAAMGYTGSKDIQAMNDNAQFVQITNAGLRESHPHDVQITKAAPNYK
- a CDS encoding ParA family protein, producing the protein MGHVISLANQKGGVGKTTTSVNLGADLATLGKKVLLIDADAQGNATSGVGIQKSDIKKDIYDILVNEEPISEAILPSAHKNLDVVPATIQLSGADIELTPQMARETRLVNALKEVKDQYDYILVDCPPSLGLITINAFTASDSILIPVQTEYYALEGLSQLLNTVQLVKKHFNPDLCVEGVLLTMYDVRTKLGQQVNKEVRNYFGDTVYDTIITRNVRLSEAPSYGLPIIDYDAESKGSKLYMQLAKEVLAAHGE
- the ychF gene encoding redox-regulated ATPase YchF, translating into MSLTAGIVGLPNVGKSTLFNAITKAGAEMANYPFATIDPNVGMVEVPDSRLDRIQELIPAKKIVPTTFEFTDIAGIVKGASKGEGLGNKFLENIRQVDAIVHVVRAFDDDNITHVTGKVDPVADIETINLELGIADLDAVNKRLGKVQRAAKGRDEDALAELAVLEKIKPVLEAGKPVRSIDFDEDEQKIVKGLFLLTSKPVLYVANIAEDDMADPEGSKYFQEVKKYADDEGAQAIGIAAETEEEIAELDDDDKATFLEAEGVEEPGLNKLIRASYNLLGLETFFTAGGKETKAWTYLKGTKAPQAAGIIHSDFERGFIRAEVMAFDDLDKLGSEQAVKEAGKLRVEGKDYVMHDGDIVNFRFNV
- a CDS encoding DUF951 domain-containing protein — translated: MYSLNDVVEMKKAHPCGANSWKIIRMGADIKIECQNCGHIVMLARREFEKKMKKVVQKAPQD